Proteins from one Acidiphilium multivorum AIU301 genomic window:
- a CDS encoding glycosyltransferase family 2 protein, translating to MMDNWPQEPLRSRSPGPPPPRVARIAVVIPSYRVTAHILDVLARIGPEVAAIYVVDDRCPDRSGDFVQAHCADARVRVIRRQDNGGVGLATITGYRQAMADGCDILVKIDGDGQMDPRLLPRFVRPILDGTADYAKGNRFFNPEDVRSMPAVRLAGNAVLSFMTKLSSGYWNIFDPTNGYTAVHARTLAQLPLERIAPRYFFESDLLFRLGTIRAAVIDIPMTAVYGEERSHLRIFRVIPAFLAGHARNFAKRIVYNYVLRDFSIATLELAFGALILVFGVIFGAWNWAINASRGIITSSGTVMLSALPIIAGLQMILSFINYDILSVPRRALHPFLSAGEDEGDR from the coding sequence ATGATGGACAACTGGCCGCAGGAGCCGCTCCGGTCGCGCTCGCCGGGCCCGCCGCCGCCGCGGGTGGCGCGGATCGCCGTCGTCATTCCGAGCTATCGCGTGACCGCGCATATCCTCGACGTGCTGGCGCGGATCGGCCCCGAGGTTGCGGCGATCTATGTCGTCGACGACCGCTGCCCCGACCGGTCGGGGGATTTCGTGCAGGCGCATTGCGCCGATGCGCGGGTGAGGGTCATCCGCCGCCAGGATAATGGCGGGGTCGGCCTCGCGACCATCACCGGCTACCGTCAGGCCATGGCGGATGGCTGCGACATTCTCGTGAAGATCGACGGCGACGGCCAGATGGACCCGCGCCTGCTGCCCCGCTTCGTGCGGCCGATCCTCGATGGAACCGCCGACTACGCGAAGGGCAACCGCTTCTTCAATCCCGAGGACGTGCGGTCGATGCCGGCGGTGCGGCTCGCCGGCAATGCGGTGCTGTCGTTCATGACCAAGCTCTCGTCCGGCTACTGGAACATCTTCGACCCGACCAACGGCTACACCGCGGTCCATGCGCGAACGCTGGCGCAGCTTCCGCTGGAGCGCATCGCCCCGCGCTATTTCTTCGAATCCGACCTGCTGTTCCGGCTCGGCACGATCAGGGCGGCGGTGATCGATATCCCGATGACGGCGGTTTATGGCGAGGAGCGCAGCCATCTGCGGATATTCCGCGTGATTCCCGCCTTCCTTGCCGGGCATGCGCGCAACTTCGCCAAGCGGATCGTCTACAACTACGTCCTGCGCGACTTCTCGATCGCCACGCTCGAACTGGCATTCGGTGCGCTGATCCTGGTGTTCGGCGTGATCTTCGGCGCGTGGAACTGGGCCATCAACGCCTCCCGCGGCATCATCACCAGTTCGGGCACGGTCATGCTGAGCGCGCTGCCCATCATCGCCGGACTGCAGATGATCCTGTCCTTCATCAATTACGACATTCTGTCGGTGCCGCGGCGCGCGCTCCACCCGTTTCTGTCCGCAGGCGAGGACGAAGGTGATCGATAA
- a CDS encoding EamA family transporter, translating into MIDNLILLLFTLLMASGQLLFRKVGLDLRGHSLASGVPVLLRAPALYAALALYGIATLIWIWILSRVPLSRAYPYVALGVVLVPLASRAVYGDAIRPIFWLGALLIVAGILVTQLGSSG; encoded by the coding sequence GTGATCGATAACCTGATTCTGCTGCTGTTCACGCTGCTGATGGCGAGCGGCCAGCTCCTGTTCCGCAAGGTGGGGCTGGACCTGCGCGGCCATTCCCTGGCCAGCGGCGTGCCCGTGCTGCTGCGCGCGCCGGCGCTCTACGCGGCGCTCGCGCTTTACGGCATCGCGACGCTGATCTGGATCTGGATCCTCTCGCGCGTGCCGCTCAGCCGGGCCTATCCCTATGTCGCGCTGGGCGTCGTCCTGGTTCCGCTGGCGTCGCGCGCCGTCTATGGCGATGCGATCCGCCCGATCTTCTGGCTCGGCGCGCTGCTGATCGTGGCCGGCATCCTGGTGACGCAGCTCGGCAGCTCCGGCTGA
- a CDS encoding DUF2142 domain-containing protein, which produces MPDLLPGHVFRMRIDFGSSRPDARRLFLVATFVFLSGWCGLRLVYATPMGEVADEPSHIARAAGLLDFDILGHRAVIGHTQVSGLFVNDGVLRASLSEFRPLRHRLLTPADRARAAAIPWSSGPPVYFVASGSIEYLPVLYMPGALGIAAGRLIGLRPLGALYLGRVFMLLGYLTLGALALFIARFGAVLLFALLSLPMTVSLAASFNQDGMIIATCALAGALLTHDPATRPAFRWLAAGLLAIMVCSKPPYGLLVFCAAMPVMERGLWRRLVAAGLCGIPATIWLAVMMRTSFVPRDVTPYPAGPLWPGRPGQMFDSIDVMANLHVLLAHPAQIVAIPVRYVETYFNVLVAEFIGDLGWLNVPIPSWLREAWLVALLLACCAVPLMQRRGARRWTLPDGGFTLSLVLASVIAVCLSLYVSWTPVGATMLMGVQGRYFLPLVPFVPLLVPRPSPRWRASALPAPLSAALGFVLVAPVLILSAVDIAVLPAVIRHRFW; this is translated from the coding sequence ATGCCGGACCTGTTGCCGGGCCATGTCTTCCGCATGCGGATCGATTTCGGTTCGTCGCGGCCCGACGCCCGCCGTTTGTTCCTTGTCGCGACATTCGTGTTTCTCAGCGGCTGGTGCGGATTGCGCCTGGTCTATGCGACCCCGATGGGCGAGGTGGCGGACGAGCCGTCGCATATCGCCCGGGCCGCCGGGCTGCTCGATTTCGACATTCTTGGTCACCGTGCGGTCATCGGCCATACGCAGGTCTCGGGTCTTTTCGTGAATGACGGGGTCCTCCGCGCCAGCCTGTCGGAATTCCGCCCGCTCCGGCATCGGCTCCTGACCCCGGCGGACCGCGCCAGGGCGGCGGCGATACCCTGGTCTTCCGGCCCGCCCGTCTATTTCGTGGCGAGCGGGAGCATCGAATATCTCCCGGTGCTGTACATGCCCGGCGCGCTGGGGATCGCGGCGGGGCGGCTGATCGGGCTGCGTCCGCTCGGCGCGCTTTATCTCGGCCGCGTCTTCATGCTGCTGGGTTATCTCACGCTGGGCGCGCTCGCCCTGTTCATCGCGCGGTTCGGCGCGGTGCTGCTGTTCGCGCTGCTCAGCCTGCCGATGACGGTTTCGCTCGCGGCGTCCTTCAACCAGGACGGCATGATCATCGCCACCTGCGCGCTCGCCGGCGCCCTGCTCACCCACGACCCGGCCACGCGGCCGGCGTTCCGCTGGCTGGCGGCGGGGCTGCTCGCGATCATGGTCTGCTCGAAGCCGCCCTATGGCCTGCTGGTGTTCTGCGCCGCGATGCCGGTGATGGAGCGCGGCCTGTGGCGGCGGCTCGTCGCGGCCGGGCTGTGCGGGATTCCCGCCACGATCTGGCTTGCCGTGATGATGCGGACGAGCTTCGTGCCGCGCGACGTCACGCCCTACCCGGCCGGACCGCTCTGGCCCGGCCGTCCCGGCCAGATGTTCGACAGCATCGACGTGATGGCGAACCTGCATGTCCTGCTCGCCCACCCGGCGCAGATCGTGGCGATACCGGTCCGCTATGTCGAGACCTATTTCAATGTGCTGGTGGCCGAGTTCATCGGTGATCTCGGCTGGCTGAACGTTCCGATTCCATCCTGGCTGCGCGAGGCCTGGCTGGTCGCCCTGCTGCTGGCCTGCTGCGCCGTGCCGCTCATGCAGCGCCGCGGGGCGCGGCGCTGGACGCTGCCCGATGGCGGCTTCACCCTGTCGCTCGTGCTGGCCAGCGTGATCGCGGTCTGCCTGTCGCTGTATGTGTCATGGACGCCGGTCGGCGCGACGATGCTCATGGGCGTCCAGGGGCGGTATTTCCTGCCGCTGGTTCCCTTCGTTCCGCTGCTGGTTCCGCGCCCGTCGCCGCGATGGCGGGCATCCGCCCTGCCGGCGCCGCTCTCGGCCGCGCTCGGGTTCGTCCTGGTCGCCCCGGTCCTGATCCTGTCGGCCGTCGACATCGCCGTGCTGCCGGCGGTGATCCGGCACAGGTTCTGGTAG